Part of the Prochlorococcus sp. MIT 0603 genome is shown below.
TCCTGAATTCATAACTTGAGTATGGCGAATGACACCATCTTTGCTTATCAAAGATCCATCAATTAATTCGTCTTCTGTATTTAAAACTATTTCTCCTTCATGAATTAAAGGACTAATAAGTGCCAAAAGATTTCTTGCATACAAAGCACTTGCATGATTAGGAACAGTGCAAGGCAAGTCAGATGCTCCTATAAGCTTCACCCCATTTCTCAAGACTGTCTCGCCTTGTTTAGTCCCTACACAATTTCCACCTTGAGCAACAGCAAGGTCAACAACAACCGAACCAGACCTCATTTGATCTAACATCTCTTCATTTATAAGACGAGGGGCTTTCTTCCCTGGGACTTGAGCAGTACAAATTGCCACATCAGCTTCAGACAATTGCACTAATAACTGTTCCCTTTGAGCGATCAAAAATTCTTCCGTAACCTCATTAGCATATACACCAGATTCAGAAGTTTCCCTTTTTGCTTCTGGTGGCTCTATAAATCTAGCTCCTAAAGATTCAACCTGCTCTTTAACAGCTTGCCTAATATCACTCACATATACAACAGCACCTAACCTCTTGGCTGTTGCGACAGCTTGCAAGCCTGCTACTCCAGCCCCAAGGACAACAACCTTAGCCGGCTGAACCGTGCCGGCAGCAGTCATCAACATTGGGAAATATCTATCTAAAGCACTTGCCCCAATCAGAACTGCTTTATATCCAGAAATATTGGCTTGAGAAGAAAGTACGTCTGAGGATTGTGCCCTACTTATTCTTGGCAAAAGTTCGAGAGATAATGCTGATAATTTTGCTGATTGCAATACCTTGGCAAGGGATTCATTCCCGTAAGGAGACAATAATCCGACTAATAAAGCTCCCGATTTCAATTCTTGCAAAAACTTTTCACTTGGGGAATTAACACATAGAACGACATCAATGCTCTTAAGAGAATCTCCATTTACCTCAGAAAAGCAATCTGCTCCAACATTCAAATAAGAATCATCTGAAAAACCGGCAGAGGAACCTGCTCCGCTTTGAATCGAGACAGTGAAGCCAATAGAAACTAGCTTTTTAACAGTCTCAGGTGTTGCTGCAACACGGGTTTCACCAAAAGCAGCCTCAATAGGAATTAAAATTCTTGGCAAGATTAAAAAGGCTCATTAATAAAGAGTAAGACGCTAAAGGTTCGAAGACCAGGATTTTTGTTGAAAAAAGCTTTTCCTTAAAAGAAATTGTGGCTAACAAGAAAAAGGAACTTAAATATTCAATAAGAATATGAGCTTAAAAGCAATCGAATGTCCAGACGGCGTTTGTCATAGCCATCATGGAGGACATGCGGTGCCACGCACTGCAATGCAAAAAAATTTGCAAAATCACGGGAGAGAATGGTGCGAACGCCTTGCAGAGAGAATCTATGAAATGTCAGTTGACACTTATTCACAGACCGTAGTCCCAAGTTTACATGCATCTGGATGGCAAAGAAGGCATTTAGACTGGGAGTTTAAGCTAGCCGACAAAAGCTCAGAACCAGATGAAACGCTAGTAGAAGGGATTATCAACGCTACTGAAAGCTTCCTTCGAAGCACTGAAGTTCACAAATTGTTTATTCAAGAACTAGTTCAAGGAACATTTGAAGAAGCAACTGAAGATCACTTAAAATCAAGATGCGTAAGAGCTATTATTGAAGATGAAATAATGAATATGCTTGAACAACGAAAAGAAGAGATTATAAATGGATTGTCGAAAAAACTCTTAGAAGGTTCAACGAAAGATTTAAACGTAGCAAGAAAATCAGCTCTAGAAAGTATCACAGAAGTTCAAAAGCTTCTCTTAAATCACAGTCAATCAATCTAGATAAGTCATACGTTAAGCAGATCAAAAGCCATAATGATAGTGTCTTTGAATCTATATATATTTTTTCTTAAGATTCCCAGAAGCCCAGTAAAATCGTTTAACTTCTAAAGAATTCATTAAGACAATAATTCTTTTTGTACTAAAAACTCACTCTTGTACAAAAAGAACATGTATTAATCCCTTTGACATGCAAAGGTAACCTCGTTGATATAATTTCATGGAAATGCCCCTTGAAAGAAGGATCAGCATAGCCACCTGTTGGGCCTCTAGCAGAATTACTCTTTTAGATAGCATTGAACGCTATGAAGACAGCTATGCACTAACGCAAGAGTTTCGCGAATGGATAATAAATTTAGAAGATCAAAATTATGATTTGAATTCTTCAGTTTTAAAAGTTCCAGAATCATTTCATGCAACAAAAGATAGAATCCAAGAATCAGATGAACTTCTTGAGCTCTAAAAATACATTTTCATACTAAAAACTCATATATATAATCAACTTGTTGGATGATATAAATAATTTCTCACATAAAAATAATTTAAAATATAATAAGTAAAATTCTTATTAATATCAAAACCTTGTCTATAGAAAACCTAGTCATAATAGGCTCAGGACCAGCAGGTTATACAGCTGCCATTTATGCGGCTCGAGCTAACCTCCAACCATTATTAGTAACTGGTTTTACAAGAGGTGGTATACCAGGTGGACAATTAATGAACACAACTTTCGTAGAAAATTACCCTGGGTTCCCAGATGGAATAATGGGTCCGGACTTAATGGACTTAATCAAAGCTCAAGCTCTTAGATGGGGAACTAACCTTTTAGAAATGGATGCAGACTATATAAATATTCAACAAAACCCATTTATAATTAAAACTTCTACAGAAGAAATAAGAACTCATTCTTTAATTATCGCTACTGGTGCAAGTGCCAACAAATTAGGTGTTCCTAACGAGAGCAATTTTTGGAATAAAGGTATTAGTGCTTGTGCAATATGCGATGGAGCTACACCACAATTTAGAAATGAAAGATTAGCAGTTGTTGGAGGTGGAGACTCAGCATGTGAAGAAGCAGTATATCTAACAAAGTATGGAAGCCAAGTTCACTTATTAGTTCGATCCAATCAACTTAAAGCTAGTAAAGCGATGGCAGATCGTGTAAAAGCTAATTCACAAATAACAATTCATTGGGAAACTGAATTAATTGATGTTCAAGGGGATAAATGGATAAAGACATTGAGCGTCAGAAATCTTAAAACTAAAGCCGAAAAAACACTTCAGGCAAAGGGACTTTTCTATGCCATCGGCCATACACCAAATACTGATTTAATAAAAAATCAACTATCGATAAATTCAAATGGTTATATCAATACTCAACCTGGAAGACCAGAAACCTCTGTTGATGGGGTTTTTGCTGCAGGTGATGTTGCAGACCCAGAATGGAGACAAGGGGTTACCGCTGCAGGGAGTGGCTGTAAAGCAGCACTAGCAGCCGAAAGATGGTTAACCGAGAAGAACCTTGCTTCTCTAATTACCAGGAAAAATGTAGATCCAGAAAATGCTGAGAAACAACTTGAGATCAAAACAGCAACAAAAGAAAACTTTAACCCACATGCCTTTTGGCAAAAAGGGAGTTATGCCCTAAGGAAGCTTTATCATGAGAGTTCTCAACCAATTTTAGTAATCTATACATCCACAAACTGCGGCCCCTGCCACATTCTCAAACCTCAACTTAAAAGAGTCATTAAGGAGCTGGAAGGTAAAGTCCAAGCAATAGAAATAGATATAGATTCTGAACATGAAATTGCCAAGCAAGCTGGAGTAACAGGGACTCCAACAACTCAACTTTTCCTTAAGAAAGAGCTAAAAGCTCAATGGCAAGGAGTAAAACAAAGAAGTGTCTTCAAAGAAGAAATAGAAAAGTTTTTGACGTAAAAAGTCTGATTTTTTTATCGCCTTCGAGGACCACCAGGCTTGGCTCCACCCCTATTAGGACGACCTCCTCCTGCACCTGCATTTCTCTCTCTATAAGTTATTCTTCCCCTCGTAAGGTCATATGGACTTATCTCTACAAGAACTTTATCCCCCGCAAGAAGTTTGATTCTAAATTTAGTAAGCTTTCCAGCTGCTCTACATAAGCATTGATGGCCAGCCGGCTGCTCAAGTGTGACTAAATAAAAGCCATTGCCTTGCTCTTTCTCAATAACTCCTGATGTTTCAATCATTCTTGTATTAGTGGATTGGAATACATAATCTTAATTCTATTTAAGCCTACCTTGTTTTTAATAGTTCATCATTAGCAGTTCAAAACCTCTTGGAGCTCTCTAACTGTTTGCAATTGTCCATAGTAATAATTAGCAATAGCCCTCCTATCATTATCTTTCAATCCATCAAAGGCTTCAAATCCTACATTTCTCCAGAGCTGATTTCCACATGCTTTATCAAGCTCTTCAGTTGCTTCAACTGCCATATTTTCTAATCTTCGATTTAGATTCTTAACTTGAACAATTGACATAAAAAATCATCGTCTTGTTTAATAGTACAAACAAACTATTCTTTTTCAAGTAAGTTGTTGGCCATTGCTCAGAAAGGAAGTTTTTTTCTCTGCTCTTTGCTTAAATCAGCTTCCATTTCGCGCAGACGCTTGAGGATGACTCCATAATATTCTTTTATGTAAGATTCCAAATTTGTTGTCAGTGCTGGATCTAAATCAAAATCTTTATAGGTATCTTCCATTGGTGCATCTAGCTTCATACCACTTCCGCTGACATCAGCAAAAGAAAGTCTTTCAGCTACATTTAAAGACGCCTGAAAAAAAGAAACTAATGTTTTAGCGATGGCTATAAGAAAAGGTGAGACTCTTAAAATTTTTGCTTTCTTGTCACTAAAACCCTCGCACAATTTAACGACTTCCTCACTCTTCCATGACTTAGGACCAACCAACGGATAACTTCGTCTAATTGTTTGAGGCCTTTCCAAGGCTGCGACAGCA
Proteins encoded:
- a CDS encoding Re/Si-specific NAD(P)(+) transhydrogenase subunit alpha gives rise to the protein MPRILIPIEAAFGETRVAATPETVKKLVSIGFTVSIQSGAGSSAGFSDDSYLNVGADCFSEVNGDSLKSIDVVLCVNSPSEKFLQELKSGALLVGLLSPYGNESLAKVLQSAKLSALSLELLPRISRAQSSDVLSSQANISGYKAVLIGASALDRYFPMLMTAAGTVQPAKVVVLGAGVAGLQAVATAKRLGAVVYVSDIRQAVKEQVESLGARFIEPPEAKRETSESGVYANEVTEEFLIAQREQLLVQLSEADVAICTAQVPGKKAPRLINEEMLDQMRSGSVVVDLAVAQGGNCVGTKQGETVLRNGVKLIGASDLPCTVPNHASALYARNLLALISPLIHEGEIVLNTEDELIDGSLISKDGVIRHTQVMNSGGLN
- the trxB gene encoding thioredoxin-disulfide reductase translates to MSIENLVIIGSGPAGYTAAIYAARANLQPLLVTGFTRGGIPGGQLMNTTFVENYPGFPDGIMGPDLMDLIKAQALRWGTNLLEMDADYINIQQNPFIIKTSTEEIRTHSLIIATGASANKLGVPNESNFWNKGISACAICDGATPQFRNERLAVVGGGDSACEEAVYLTKYGSQVHLLVRSNQLKASKAMADRVKANSQITIHWETELIDVQGDKWIKTLSVRNLKTKAEKTLQAKGLFYAIGHTPNTDLIKNQLSINSNGYINTQPGRPETSVDGVFAAGDVADPEWRQGVTAAGSGCKAALAAERWLTEKNLASLITRKNVDPENAEKQLEIKTATKENFNPHAFWQKGSYALRKLYHESSQPILVIYTSTNCGPCHILKPQLKRVIKELEGKVQAIEIDIDSEHEIAKQAGVTGTPTTQLFLKKELKAQWQGVKQRSVFKEEIEKFLT
- the infA gene encoding translation initiation factor IF-1, yielding MIETSGVIEKEQGNGFYLVTLEQPAGHQCLCRAAGKLTKFRIKLLAGDKVLVEISPYDLTRGRITYRERNAGAGGGRPNRGGAKPGGPRRR